The DNA window GGCCCAGCATCCACGGCTGCGAACCGGGCACGTGGGTGACCTGCGGCAACGACAGGATTTCGACCACCTCGGAGAAGGTGGACGCCAGCCGCCGCGTGCCGATGCGGTAACCGACGCCGCGCCACAGGCCGGGCGCGTCGAGCTGTTCGGGCAGGCCGGGCACGTGCGCCAGGCTGCGGCGCTCGTAATCGGTCAGCACATCGAACGGCGGCTTGAACGTCATCGTCTCTGTTACCCGGCAAGTAGTGCGTTGATGCGTGCGATCAGCTCGTCTTCGCGCGGCGGCTTGACGATGTAGTCGCGGGCGCCCTGGCGCATGCCCCAGGCGCGGTCGGTCTCCATGCCCTTGGTGCTGACGATCAGGACCGGGATCGCGCTGGTCTGCGCGTCGCGGCTGAGCGCGCGCGTAGCCTGGAACCCGTTCATGCCCGGCAGCACCACGTCCATCATCACCAGGTCCGGCAGTTCGCGCTTGCACGCCTCGATGCCGTCCTCTGCGCTTCCTGCGGTAGAAACCTCATGCCCGTTGCGCTTGAGCAACTGGGTCAGGACCGCCGTATCCGTCGGCGAATCCTCGATAAGCAGGATGCGTGCCATGCTGTGCCTTACCCCCCGGTCAGGCGTGTACGTGCTTGCGGATCGCGTCGAGGAGCTCCTCGCGCGTGAAAGGCTTGGTCAGGTATTGCTCGGAACCGACGATGCGGCCCCGGGCCTTGTCGAACAGGCCGTCTTTGGACGACAGCATGATGACCGGCGTGCCCTTGAACAGTTGATTGTTCTTGATGAGCGCGCACGTCTGATAACCGTCCAGACGCGGCATCATGATATCCACGAAAATGATTTGCGGCTGCTGATCGGCGATCTTGGCCAACGCTTCGAATCCGTCGATGGCCGTGACCACCTCGCATCCTTCGCGTTTCAACAGCGTCTCGGCGGTTCGACGGATGGTCTTGGAATCGTCGATCACCATGACCCTGAGACCGTCGAGGCTGCCGCTACGAACCTCGTCGAGCATTCTTTGTATCCCCCATTGCGAACGCCTTGTTTTCCCCAGGCGCCGCGAAGCCGTCTTTATTCCAAGCCGCACGCAGGCTGTCAAGCGCGCATTCCGTGCCTGGAAAGCTGAATACGCAGCGCTTTCGTGACCGGTCAAGGTCGGGACCGGAGTCCCCCCGTGCGCCGCCCGCTGCCGAACCGGCCGCTTCCGTCGGCCGGCGCATCGTCGTCGGGTCGCATGGCG is part of the Lysobacter firmicutimachus genome and encodes:
- a CDS encoding response regulator transcription factor, which encodes MARILLIEDSPTDTAVLTQLLKRNGHEVSTAGSAEDGIEACKRELPDLVMMDVVLPGMNGFQATRALSRDAQTSAIPVLIVSTKGMETDRAWGMRQGARDYIVKPPREDELIARINALLAG
- the pilG gene encoding twitching motility response regulator PilG; the protein is MLDEVRSGSLDGLRVMVIDDSKTIRRTAETLLKREGCEVVTAIDGFEALAKIADQQPQIIFVDIMMPRLDGYQTCALIKNNQLFKGTPVIMLSSKDGLFDKARGRIVGSEQYLTKPFTREELLDAIRKHVHA